DNA sequence from the Zavarzinella sp. genome:
CAAATGTTACCCTCGGCACTGGATACGTCCGCCAGAACCAGAACAAGTCGAACGATTGGGTGATCAATGCCAGCATCCCTGTACCGCTGTGGAATAAGAATGAGGGGAATATTTTTGCAGCGAAGGCCCAGGTTGAGGAAGCGCTAAACGAAGTGGGTCGCGTGCAGAACGACCTAGTCGGGCGGCTCGCCACTGCGTATACGACTTTCATCGCCGCAAAAGAGCGAGTCGAGAGGTATAGGATCGCCATCATCCCGAAGGCTGAGCAAAGCTACCATTTGGCCTTGAAAGGGCAAAAAGGTGGCGAGTTCGAGTACTTGCGGGTGTTGCAATCACAACGGGCTGTGGCCGAGACCCGTTTAGAGTATTTGCGGTCGCTAGGAGAGGCGTGGCAGTCCGCGAGCGAGATCGCAGGGTTTATGCTGGAAGACCAGTGGCCGGTGCTCCCGTCCAAATAATAACTATCCATCAAGCGTAAAGACGGAATGGTGACAGCGGGATTTTTTTGCAGGCACATTCAACAAACTTCGAGTCGTTCTTGCCTTGAAACAATGTCGAATAAGCTAGTGCTTTGTCACATCTAAAAAGTCGGATTGGCAATTCCAGTCAAATCTGCGATACTGCATGGTACAAGGAGTTTGCCATGCGGAAGTTGTATATCATTCGACTGACAAAGCAAGAACGAGTCGAGCTTCAGAGTGTCGTCAAGAAGTTGAAGGGAACCGGGCAGAAAGTTCGACGTGCTCAGATTCTGCTGAAGGCAGATGCCGATGGTCCGAATTGGACTGATGAGCGTATTGCCGAGGCGTTTTCGTGTCGGACTAGAACCGTGGAACGGCTTCGCCAGCGGTTCGTCGAGCAAGGATTTGAAGAAACGCTCAACCGAGCTAAACGTCAGCAACCACCCGTGGATAAGCTATTGACGGGCGACCAAGAGGCCCGCATCATCGCGACTCGGCTTGGGCCGCCTCCGAAAGGCTACAACAACTGGACGCTTCGGTTGCTGGCACGCAAGGTCGTGGAGTTGGAAATCGTGGAGTCGGTGAGCTACGAAACGGTCCGACGCACGCTAAAAAAAATGGCATGACGAATCGGAAGATTGAATATTGGGTGATTCCTCCGGAGGCGGACGCCGAGTTTGTCGCCCATATGGAAGATGTGCTGGAAACCTACGAAAAACCGTACGATCCGAACGTGCCGGTCCTGTGCATGGACGAACAACCGGTGCAGTTGTTGAAAGAAACACGCGTTCCTATTCCCGCCACGGCCCAACATGCCAAGCGGGTTGACTACGAATACGAACGAGCGGGCACGGCGGCTATCTTCATGTTTACCGAACCGCTGGTCGGTTGGCGTGAAGTCTCCGTTCGCGAACGGAGGACGAAGATTGACTGGGCCATCGAAATGGCTCGGTTGTTGGAGGGTCGCTATGCGTCATGTGCCAAAGTGATCGTGGTGTGTGACAACCTCAACACCCACACCAAGGGCGCGTTCTATGAAGCGTTTGAACCCGCGCGTGCGCGGACCTTGGTTCGACGGATCGAATTCTGCTACACACCCAAGCATGGAAGTTGGCTGAACATCGCAGAGAATGAACTGAGTTCGTTAACCCGCCAATGTGTCGCGGACCGTCGCTTTGAAGATGTTGCCACTTTGAGTGAAGAAACCGAGGCATGGTCGAACGATGTCAACACCACACAGCGTGGCGTTGACTGGCAAATGAAGATCGACGAAGCACGAACGAAATTAAAATCGGTTTACCCGACAATTAAGTCGTGACAGAGCACTAGAATACCAGTGATGTTTTCTAAAGCGGGGTTGACTGAAGTGAAAATGTTTGATACAAGATTTATAGGGAGTAATTTTCCGGAGACAACATTTTCGATCTTAGACGACTTCTGATTCTGGTGGCCTGTCTGCAGCTGCTCCTACCTCCCAACTTTTGCATGTGCAATTTTGGTGATAATGTCCACTCGGAATTGTCGCAGTTTCAAATTAACAAGTCCACTGTACCTGATCAATCCAAATGCTGTTCCCAACACAACAACAAAGAAGATTACAATCCTGTTCCTGCACATTTTCCTACCCCATCGGAAGACGATCACTCGTCGGGTTGTCCAGCTTCCATAGGTGTTGATAGCTACAAATTGCTCGAATCTTCACAATCGTTTACGCTGAACTTTCTGTCTTACGA
Encoded proteins:
- a CDS encoding IS630 family transposase, encoding MTNRKIEYWVIPPEADAEFVAHMEDVLETYEKPYDPNVPVLCMDEQPVQLLKETRVPIPATAQHAKRVDYEYERAGTAAIFMFTEPLVGWREVSVRERRTKIDWAIEMARLLEGRYASCAKVIVVCDNLNTHTKGAFYEAFEPARARTLVRRIEFCYTPKHGSWLNIAENELSSLTRQCVADRRFEDVATLSEETEAWSNDVNTTQRGVDWQMKIDEARTKLKSVYPTIKS
- a CDS encoding helix-turn-helix domain-containing protein; its protein translation is MRKLYIIRLTKQERVELQSVVKKLKGTGQKVRRAQILLKADADGPNWTDERIAEAFSCRTRTVERLRQRFVEQGFEETLNRAKRQQPPVDKLLTGDQEARIIATRLGPPPKGYNNWTLRLLARKVVELEIVESVSYETVRRTLKKMA